Below is a window of Apis mellifera strain DH4 linkage group LG15, Amel_HAv3.1, whole genome shotgun sequence DNA.
GAGAAAGCCGTTCGCTTTTCGTTAAGGTTATAACGACGAGTTAATAACGAAGTTAATAACGGGTCGAAATATATCTCCGGAGCCCGCCCTTTTACAAGAAATTATACGAGGTTTCGGCCTGTTACCTAACAACTCGCATATTCGAGCATATTCTCGATATATAATGATTCAAGGATTTCTCGCTTTCGTGAATCTCGCTGGATggaatcgtaataaaattttgcccATCTCTCGGAccgtaaatcatttttatcgatctttcATACCTCGTACTTCATTCGtaaaatgtatgaatatatcgatttatttgaaatttaatgttaCAAAAGTACAACATATTTAAAACTGTTCAATAATACCAatcaaatgttataataaaccGTGTATCTGAtctattaagaaagaaaagaaaactcaCCCTAAAATTCTTCCAGCTTCCGGGCTCCTGTAGAAGTCGCACCTGTGCAGAGGCCTCCTGAAATCGTCCACGCTCCTTTGTCCAGCGGCCTGACACAACGCGCGATACAATTGGAACTGAAGAACCCCTGCCACGAAATTTCTGCAAGATATAAAAACGAACTTTAATGTCCTATAATTTCTTCGTGTTCatcatatacacacatacatcaACGTATCTCATCcttatataaattcgatacCAATCGAATTTCACATTTGCAAAAAAACAcgacaatttgaaaatttaaataagctagaagaggaaggaggaaaaatgAAGGATTaatcgatggatcgatcgGCAAAACGACGATGACCCACCTTCTCGAAGAAACATCTCATCGCCAAGGTCAGTGTCAACGAGGTCGATTCGCTACTCGAGAGGATTCCTTTCAACGGCACGGGAGATCGTGCttgtccctcctcctcctcctccttctcctcggaTAGATCTTCTCTCCGAGAAAGGTAACGGCGATGAAAGCGAGAGAGAAGAGACGAGGAGAGACGAGGAGACGTAATCTTCATCGCGAAGACGACCTTTACGCAATAAACGCGAGGACCGTTCTTTCCTGTCCATCGTTGTTTTCGTCATGAATTTCCacttcgatcgaagaaaggTAGCCGCGTTTCCTTCCTCTTGTGGAAATTGTTCATCGAAATCGAGATCGATCGCGAACGAGAGGAATGTCGGCCACCGTCAGATTCCTCGGCCGGAGGAGCCGTTCCATAGTTTCATAACGTAATTACGTACGTCGTGGCTCGCCTCTTTTACGACCGAgatctccccctcctccccgttTTCGCTTTCGCGCGACATTACTTTCATCGATGATTcgctttattttaatagaggagagatatctctctctctcctcctctaatttatatcgaattttttcatcgttgatcaacaccttctttcttttttaatcgtcGAAAATTTCTACGTCGACGTAACAATCTTGTTATGACGAATATCGAACGGTAgccctctttcttctcttcgttttcAAATACGATTAATCATGTCAAATCCTTATGAAGTTGTTTACGAAGTCGATACctgatttaaataagaatttgatgattcgaataattttattttttgaaaataatctttttacaaataagttacgcatttgtaaaaattcatcaaGCGGAGAGCAGCGTGATCCGCATACAAGAAGAGAGAATTATACCAACGATAAAATTCCGTTCCTATTAAACCGCTGCACACCGATTTCCATCTTTGAATTTGTCTTACGCTTTATCTCTTGCACGACTGATGCAAATGCCGATGAGTTTCTATAAATGTTTATGCAGAAAGCGAGGCGTTAAATCGCTGTCCGCCTCCGTCTGTCTCCTCATCTCGCACGCGAGGTTCACTATTAATCAAGGATAATCAGGTAAGTAAAGGTTGGCGCACGACAGTTCCAATTTCAGATTCCGCTTCTATAAAAGGGGAATAAAACACGTATAAATTGTACGTCAACAACGAGAGGACGCGGGAGGGACGTTCAAGGACGCTCCTTGAAAaccagaaaaatttctttcacccggtgaaagaggagaagaggaaaagatcTGTCGAATCTATCATTGTTATGTCACGCTTGAACGTGGCCAAAGAAGAAATTGGacgaaaatggataaaaatcaGTCTCCGCGATTACGAAGAATATCCGAATCTTTATCCGAACGGCGAATCTTTATCGATTGACCTTTGAATTCTACCTAGCTAACTCGGATAAAAATCCAAGTTGAGCCAGCCTCTAACAACCTCGAAGatagagaagaagaatattatccGCTGTCCAAGGTAATGAAAATGAGTTGGAGTGGAAGGAGAGAAACCTTCACTGTCAATGATTGGATTCACGCGTGTCCCCGCGTGgtcgttttataaaaaaaaaaaaaaaaaaaaaaaagagagaaaaaaatcgaaacatgTACCAAAGTTTAATATTGTAGTCGGggaatcgtaaaattttgatCTTTAGTATTTCTCTCCCgttagataatatttcaatcgaCATAGAcactttcgaattttatccttgtatatatatatatatatatatatatatattgagaatatttttcaatcatatcCGCGCGAACGAGGAAATTAGTTATAGTTGATACTTATTAAGCCAGAATTGCTTAATATCTGTCGAAGAATCTCATCCCGATTCAGCACGGATAATTTACTTTTGCTAATCGATATTTCACAccttattatcgattaattttcgattatccGATCTCTAAGGTTCTTCGACGCTTTTACCTcgggaggaaaaaattattatttttatacaggaAATTtactcgataataataatttttttttctttcctcacatttttacattatgcagaaaataattattatatggatTATGGAGTGGAGTGActcttttcgataaatttataaaaaacattttttaaatgatttatcactctattatgtaaaaaaaatacaggaaaaagaagaaagaaaatatattgcacAAACTTTTACACCacgaatttttctataattttgtatttacacgtatccaatatattttaaaaaaatatatatttatcgtaaaattCTTTCGCGTAAACTCgcttaaaatttcttgaaaacttggaaaataaatggaaataaatgataaactcGTACTGATATCTCCCGCCTCCCAAAACAATTTCGCACAAACATCTCCGCGATCATCAATTTCCCCGATCGCATCGTTACATAACGATCTCTCGCGTGGAAATGGAATGATCCACATTACGACGCGAGAAGAGTGGCGGGTTGAGTTTCTACGACGTGAGAACGACGTAAGAAAACGGAACCGGGGCcagagaaaagagagggaaatcGTGACGTAGGACCGGCGTGTCTCATGAAAGGGAGCAACACGGTTGCACCCACGAGATCGGCGACGGATAAATCCTCGCGGGTGAGCACCTACGGGCCGTCGAGATTGCCTCGAGAGAGGAAGGACGAAAACGGAAGGGAACGGCGCAACAACAAGGGAGAAAGGGAAGAGGATCGGATCGAAGTTGTGCGATTGCATCGATCCGATTATCGTGCAACGATTATCGCCATGTCcggtcgaaagaaaaaaaaaagaaaaggaaaaaaagggggtAATATCCGTCGGTTGCGagaattcgaatttcgaaattcagCCACATAGATATCGTTCCATCACGATCTCCTCGTAGGGTTGGAAAGAAATTCGTTCGAGGGAGATGTGAAAATAGAGATATTTCTCGACGCGTCAACAGGTTGGAATGCGAATTGGAACGCGCAGTCGGAAGTTGAGGGAGCGGAGAAAGGTACGGGGAGATTTCTTTTGACACGTTACACTTTTCTCTTATTCTTTCCCCTTCAATCTGATCAactcttccattttttctttagcTGTCCCTTTTAGAGCGACTAATTAtctagaaaagaagaaagaataaacgaATCCGTTTAAAACTTCTTCACCAAGTGCTATGGAGAAGCGTTACAAAAACTTTTCGCAACATCGTTCGATAGCGAGAAGATAAcgacgcatatatatatatatagacctTGATAAACCTTGTATCATcgtctgaaaaaaagaagaaagaaagaaagaaggaaagaaagaaagaaaaaaaggaaaatagagGCAAAGGTGTCTAGCGAAGGTGGAAACGGCTGACACGGCACatcggagaggggagggaggaggtatCAGACATCCGCATAACAGCGGGACCAAAGGAAGGTGGGCCGAACGAAGTGGGGGATCCGTCgtgacgaagaagaaaaagaagaagacgaagaagaagaagaagaagaagaaaacgaaacCGTTGGCGAGGGAGAGGGACGTTTCGGAGAGGCGTGGGGAGGCGAGTCGTGTGTCTCCCAAAGGGGAGTGGTAGCAGGCGATCGTGGTCGTTCTACGCGAACAAAGAGGTGTAACGTGGGGGGTACGGCGTGTCGGGCCCGGGTGGCGAAGGCGAAAGTATGCCGCGTATATAAGGCGACGAAGCAACGGCAATCAGCATCCAGTTCACTTCTGGACGCACCTGGAATATCTCGAGAGCAAAAATGAGAGTCCTGGTACGTGTACGgcggaaaggaggaggaggaaacagGGGTCGGGGGGACGACCGGTCGTGAAACCGGAACAAcaacgggggaggggggacgaGTCGAGTGCGACGAGACCAAAGAAAAGACCGCAAGTGAATGATTTCCGTCCGTCCGTCTGTCCGTCGAGCTGTCAGTGACGATCGATATCCACAAGTTTTTCCGAGTTCAGGATAGTTCACTTTTTCCTTGCCGGGGAATCGTAACTCGGGTATCTTTAACTCGCTTTGAATCGAAAAGTGGTTCGATCCGTTTGCCGGGTAGAGTATACCTGGTGAAATCGGTGGATCGATTTTTCTAATTGGatatactgtatatatatagagagagagatttttggGATCTCGAAATATATCGCGAGCGCGATCCGGTTTCACGAGAATaggtttttcgtttcgaaaaagctATCCCAGATCCACTAACGATTGGATAACGTGGTTTTGTAGGTCTACGCAACGACGATAGCTCTGCTGGTTTCATCGGCACGGGCTGGCGAGGAGAAGGCGGTTGAGAAAGCGGAGGCCGGCGCGGAGGACAAATCGACGAAGAAACAAGAGAAACGTGGCCTGTTGGGTCTCGGTTACGGGTACAGTTACGACGGTGGCTACGACATCGGAATCGGCGGCCACGGTGGCGGCCTGGAATTGGCGGACGGTGGCTACGGAGGTGGTTACCTAGACACGAGCGGACACGAGCACGTCAAGACGCTGACAGTGGTGAAGAACGTGGCCGTCCCGTACCCGGTCGAGAAGCCTGTGCCCTATCCCGTGGAGAAGCACGTGCCCTACCCCGTCAAGGTCCCCGTACCTCAACCGTACCCCGTGGAGAAGCCCTTCCCGGTCAAGGTTCTCGTCAAGGTCCCGGTACACGTGCCTCAACCGTACCCCGTGGAGAAAAAGATCCCCTATCCGGTCCACGTGCCCGTCGACCGCCCATACCCAGTCAAAGTTCTGGTACCGCAACCGTATCCCGTGGAGAAGCACGTGCCTTACCCCGTCAAGGTGCCGGTCCCGCAACCGTACCCGGTCGAGAAACCAGTCCCGGTCCCGGTCAAAGTCCCGATCCACGTGCCAGCTCCGTATCCAGTGGAGAAATTGGTCCCGGTCAAGGTTCCCGTCGATCGCCCGATTCACATACCCGTGCCCAAACCGTACCCCGTACACATAGAGAAGCCTGTACCCTACCCGGTGGAGAAGCCAGTGCCGGTCGCCGTCAAAGTGCCGGTCGACAGACCGTACCCGGTCCCGGTCGAGAAGCCGGTCGCCGTCCCCGTCAAGGTGCCGATCCCGCAGCCGTACCCGGTCGAGAAGCCCGTACCTTACCCG
It encodes the following:
- the LOC100576418 gene encoding tetra-peptide repeat homeobox protein 1 is translated as MRVLVYATTIALLVSSARAGEEKAVEKAEAGAEDKSTKKQEKRGLLGLGYGYSYDGGYDIGIGGHGGGLELADGGYGGGYLDTSGHEHVKTLTVVKNVAVPYPVEKPVPYPVEKHVPYPVKVPVPQPYPVEKPFPVKVLVKVPVHVPQPYPVEKKIPYPVHVPVDRPYPVKVLVPQPYPVEKHVPYPVKVPVPQPYPVEKPVPVPVKVPIHVPAPYPVEKLVPVKVPVDRPIHIPVPKPYPVHIEKPVPYPVEKPVPVAVKVPVDRPYPVPVEKPVAVPVKVPIPQPYPVEKPVPYPVEKPVPYEVKVPVDRPYPVHIEKPVPYPVEKPVPVPVKVPVAVPVHHEHGYSGDWAGGHGGYH